In Phlebotomus papatasi isolate M1 chromosome 1, Ppap_2.1, whole genome shotgun sequence, the following proteins share a genomic window:
- the LOC129799903 gene encoding uncharacterized protein LOC129799903: MRNCFVPFCDMQCKDMEKRMMFLPPKDEETFAKWKENLPKKRPFKRNDRVCERHFHPEDIVKTWEHVINGQVFHLERGKPRLKQFAVPTLNFPNDDEIRDRKPRKRSSNEGSSGREVKKQRKQVVEILEMSEKDISLIKEEQEAELAAIENSNEEKKRAFECLLEEIHDVILPSMLWGIHRDPNQEYFAFTFFDEGRMATTKIVHVDSNLIMSTHIKGVLVSSDELNCDIVSGNGTEYLSAILAEIDEQVICPGLDESCQIYPETDSTECSQCQKAREA, from the exons ATGAGGAACTGTTTTGTGCCCTTTTGCGACATGCAGTGCAAAGATATGGAGAAAAGGATGATGTTCCTGCCACCAAAG GATGAAGAAACATTCGCAAAATGGAAGGAAAATCTACCCAAAAAGCGCCCTTTCAAGCGAAATGATAGAGTTTGCGAGAGGCATTTTCATCCTGAAGATATTGTCAAGACGTGGGAGCATGTTATAAACGGGCAGGTGTTTCATTTAGAAAGAGGAAAGCCTCGACTGAAGCAATTTGCCGTTCCGACCCTCAATTTTCCCAATGACGATGAAATTCGGGATAGAAAACCCCGGAAAAGGTCATCCAATGAGGGTTCATCGGGCAGAGAAGTGAAAAAGCAAAGGAAACAGGTGGTGGAAATCCTTGAGATGAGCGAGAAGGATATTAGCTTAATAAAGGAGGAACAGGAGGCAGAACTTGCGGCaatagaaaattcaaatgaaGAGAAGAAAAGGGCATTTGAGTGTCTCCTGGAAGAGATTCATGATGTTATACTTCCGTCAATGCTTTGGGGCATCCATCGAGATCCCAATCAGGAATACTTTGCTTTCACCTTCTTCGATGAAGGACGAATGGCCACGACAAAAATTGTGCACGTGGATTCCAATCTCATCATGTCCACACATATTAAGGGAGTCCTTGTGTCCTCCGATGAGCTCAACTGCGACATAGTATCCGGGAATGGGACTGAATACCTTTCAGCAATCCTGGCAGAAATCGATGAGCAAGTCATTTGTCCGGGACTTGATGAAAGTTGTCAGATTTACCCAGAAACTGATAGCACAGAATGCAGCCAATGTCAAAAGGCGAGAGAGGCATAA